The Acidobacteriota bacterium nucleotide sequence ATCACCCATCGCTCACTCACCGTCGAGGTGCTGCCGGGATCCATGGAGGACGCCGGGGAAGTGGCGAAATCGACCGTCGAGGCCGGCTGGTTCGACGCCGTAGGTCGGGACTCCGTCGCCTCGTCGTCCCTTGTCGTCAAAGCTCTGGCGGCCTACTGCTCCTGACCGCCGGACAGCACGTACCAACCGGAGATTTTGTCGTTGAGTTCCCGCAGCCGCTGAGCCACCATGTTGCACAGGATGCGCAGCAGGCGGAGGGACGACACCTTCTGGATGTCGAGAATGCCCTCCAGCACGTCTGCCGGAATGGCCAGGATCACCGCCTCGCCGCCGTGGGCGCTAGCGTCGGCGGAGCGCGGCAGCTTGTCGATCAGCGCCATCTCCCCGAAGTAATCGCCGCGCTCGAGGAAGGCCAGGGCTTCCTCGCCGGCACCGGGGATGTACTTGCTGATCATCACCCGCCCGTCGAGCACCACGTAGGCGACGTCTCCCGGATCGCCCTCACGGAAGATCACCTCGCCGGGCGATAGCTTGATTTCGCGCGACAGCGGCGCCAGGAAGTTGATTTCGAGGCTCGAGAGTTTTTGCTCTTCGAACACCTTGCGCTTGTCGTCGAGATCCATTCGGAACCCGGCGCCATCGTCGTGCCGCGGAGTCTTGGGTGTGCTGGGGCCCGGCTCACCGCCCGGAAAGAACTGGCCGAGAATCTCGTTGGTGTCGCGCAGCTTGGCCGACAGGCTCTTCCAGAAGGTCCAGTAGAGGGCGACGCTGAAGCGCTGGTCACGTTCGAACAGCCAGTTGAGAGAGGACGGATTCAAGATCAGGATCGCCGATTCCGTTTCGGTGATCGCGTCGCTCGACCGCGGCTTCTCGTCAACGAAGGCCGATTCCCCGAACAGACAGCCTTCGCCGAGGCGCGCGAAGGTAAACGCTCCAAGGGGCGTTTGGCGCTCGATCCGAACCCGCCCGGTCTCGATCAGGAAAGCCTCGGCGCTCGACTCCCCTTCGCGCACGATCGGGGTGTCGGCGGCGAACTCACTGCGCGAGATGCACGGGGCCAGCCGATTGCGCTGGGCCTCGGAAAAGTGGGAAAAGAGATCCCATCGTTGAAGCAGTTCGTCGATACTCAAGAGGACTCCACAAAAGAAACAGCCGACGGCGGCTACATTGACCTTCCTGCATCGACGCTAAGGATTCTACAAGAGGCGCATCTGGGGTGGGCGAAGGGCCTCGACGACCGCCTCCTCCACCACCTCCAACCAGTGCTCCCGGCTCGCTGGATCGAGGCGCAGGCAGTCGAGGCCGGCCTCCGCCAGCAGGGCGTCGAGGCGGTCGTCGATCGCCCGCTGAAAGCCGGGGTCCGACGAGCGGATGCCGTCCGGGCTCGGATCCTCGATGATCGGCACGTGGACCAGCAGGTCGTAGGTCGGCATCCAGGAAGCGACCAGCGCGTCGAGGCCGCCGCGGCGGCCGGCGGCGAGATCCAGATAGACGTAGTTGTCCAGCACGCTGCGGTCGCAGATCACCACCGGATAGCGGTACTCGGCGGCGATCTCCTCGGCGATCTGGGTGTGCAGGATCCAGCCCTCGGAGGCGAGAGAGGTCTCCTCGTTGATCGGCATTGGGCAGCGCCGGGCGACCTCGTGCACCACTTCCAAGGCGAGATCGCGCGCTTTCAAGCGCGCCGCGAGGCCATAGCACAGGGTGGTCTTGCCCACGCCGTGGCTGCCGATGAAGGCGACCTTGTAGCGTTCCTTGCCGTCGGCCGAGGGGTTGGGCGATGCGTCTGAAGCCATGGCAGGAGTCTACCGGTGGGAGGCTGCCGTGAGGGCCTCTTCGGCGAGATCGAGAGCCGTCTCCAGGAGAGCCGGCGCGATCACCAGAGGCGGCGCGAGCTGCACCACCCGGCCGCTCGCTCCGCCGGCGAGGAGGAGCACACCGCGCTGCATCGCTTCGCCGGCCCAGGCCTTGGCGAGGTTCGGGGTCGCAACTTCAGCCCCCCAGATCGCGCCGCGGCCGCGCAGTTCCTCGACTCCGCAGCGTCGCCAGCGCTCGCGCCGCGCCGCGATCCTGCTCCCGACCTCCGCCGCGCCGGCCAAGAGATTCTCGCTTTCGACTACCTCGATCACTTCCCATGCGGCGGCGCAGGCCAACGGGTGGCCGACGGAGGTGGCCGTGTGCCGGGCCTCGCCGGTCGTGCGCCAGGCGGCCATCAGCTCACGCCCGCCGACCACCGCGCCGATCGGCAGTCCGCCGCCCAAGGCCTTGCCGCAGGCGATCAAGTCCGGCCGGGCGTTGTCGTGCTCTACCGCGAACCAACGGCCGGTACGGCCGCAGCCGGTGAAGATCTCGTCGGCGATCACCTTGACCCGCCGAGCGCGGGCCACCTCGACCAACTCGCCAAGCCAGCCGTCCGGCGGCACCAGGATCCCTTCGCGGCCGGCGATGGGCTCAAAGAGAACGGCACCGATCTCCGGGTGAAGGTCCAGATGCTCGGCCAACTGCTCGGTCGGGGCGGCGAAGGGCAGGGTGGAGACGTGCGGGTTGAGCCACGGGGCGAAAGGCTCCCGAAAGTCCGGCCGGGAGGTCGCCGCCAGGGCGCCCAGGGTAAGACCGTGGTAGGCCGGCTCGAAGGCCACAACACCCGGCCGCCGCGGATCGTCCAGGAGCACCGTCTTCAAGGCGATCTCCACCGCGTCGGCGCCGGAGATGGCAAAGTGAACCACCGGCGATTCGCCCGCC carries:
- a CDS encoding ATP-binding protein; translation: MASDASPNPSADGKERYKVAFIGSHGVGKTTLCYGLAARLKARDLALEVVHEVARRCPMPINEETSLASEGWILHTQIAEEIAAEYRYPVVICDRSVLDNYVYLDLAAGRRGGLDALVASWMPTYDLLVHVPIIEDPSPDGIRSSDPGFQRAIDDRLDALLAEAGLDCLRLDPASREHWLEVVEEAVVEALRPPQMRLL
- a CDS encoding cyclic nucleotide-binding domain-containing protein, coding for MSIDELLQRWDLFSHFSEAQRNRLAPCISRSEFAADTPIVREGESSAEAFLIETGRVRIERQTPLGAFTFARLGEGCLFGESAFVDEKPRSSDAITETESAILILNPSSLNWLFERDQRFSVALYWTFWKSLSAKLRDTNEILGQFFPGGEPGPSTPKTPRHDDGAGFRMDLDDKRKVFEEQKLSSLEINFLAPLSREIKLSPGEVIFREGDPGDVAYVVLDGRVMISKYIPGAGEEALAFLERGDYFGEMALIDKLPRSADASAHGGEAVILAIPADVLEGILDIQKVSSLRLLRILCNMVAQRLRELNDKISGWYVLSGGQEQ
- a CDS encoding aminotransferase class III-fold pyridoxal phosphate-dependent enzyme — translated: MHEVGNLPPEITLEPPGPRSRELSRDLGRFEAPGINTLAGGEASLLWHEAVGSNVVDVDGNRFVDLTSGFGVAAVGHRHPRVVEAIRRQSAVLLHGLGDVHAHPRRPALARRLAEIAPVAGESPVVHFAISGADAVEIALKTVLLDDPRRPGVVAFEPAYHGLTLGALAATSRPDFREPFAPWLNPHVSTLPFAAPTEQLAEHLDLHPEIGAVLFEPIAGREGILVPPDGWLGELVEVARARRVKVIADEIFTGCGRTGRWFAVEHDNARPDLIACGKALGGGLPIGAVVGGRELMAAWRTTGEARHTATSVGHPLACAAAWEVIEVVESENLLAGAAEVGSRIAARRERWRRCGVEELRGRGAIWGAEVATPNLAKAWAGEAMQRGVLLLAGGASGRVVQLAPPLVIAPALLETALDLAEEALTAASHR